In a single window of the Streptomyces sp. NBC_00285 genome:
- a CDS encoding LacI family DNA-binding transcriptional regulator: MTPVGGQGQSPGAPRAVDVARRAGVSQKTVSRVFNGERYVSVEVRGRVLEAAEELGYRLNNAARALASGRTRSIGVVTLGTALYGPASLLIGVERAARDAGYALRVVNTLEGDPAGVAGAMESLLEQGVDGIVVSEPIDEGPASLGVDVPVLVLGAPAGFGGPRAVAAGVGAESLARVATEHLLDLGHVTVHHLAGPQRWFAARDRLQGWRAALAERDRRQPSVIEGDWSASSGYAAGQEIAAAGDVTAVFAANDDMAIGLIRALLEAGLRVPEDVSVVGFDDTPVSAYVTPPLTTVRQPFDAVAHEGLRRLVQAIEKPDEEPAPVSDPPVELVVRASTAPPPSRGSRAAGRPSGTAD, translated from the coding sequence ATGACGCCAGTGGGAGGCCAGGGACAGAGCCCCGGCGCGCCGCGTGCCGTGGACGTGGCCCGGCGGGCCGGGGTCTCGCAGAAGACGGTCTCCCGGGTCTTCAACGGCGAGCGGTACGTGTCCGTCGAGGTACGGGGGCGGGTGCTCGAAGCCGCGGAGGAACTCGGCTACCGGCTGAACAACGCTGCCCGGGCCCTGGCCTCGGGACGTACCCGTTCGATCGGTGTGGTCACCCTCGGAACCGCCCTGTACGGACCCGCCTCCCTGCTCATCGGAGTGGAACGGGCCGCCCGCGACGCGGGCTACGCGCTCCGCGTCGTCAACACGCTGGAGGGCGATCCCGCAGGCGTCGCCGGAGCCATGGAGTCACTTCTCGAACAGGGCGTCGACGGCATCGTCGTGTCCGAACCGATCGACGAGGGGCCCGCCTCGCTCGGTGTCGACGTCCCGGTCCTGGTCCTCGGGGCGCCCGCCGGTTTCGGCGGTCCGCGCGCGGTGGCCGCGGGGGTCGGCGCCGAGTCGCTGGCGCGGGTGGCCACCGAACACCTGCTGGATCTGGGGCATGTGACGGTCCATCATCTGGCCGGTCCGCAGAGGTGGTTCGCCGCCCGGGACCGTCTCCAGGGCTGGCGGGCGGCGCTCGCGGAACGCGACAGGCGGCAGCCGTCCGTCATCGAGGGCGACTGGTCGGCCTCGTCCGGCTACGCGGCGGGTCAGGAAATCGCCGCCGCCGGCGACGTCACCGCCGTGTTCGCCGCCAACGACGACATGGCCATCGGCCTGATCCGCGCGCTGCTGGAAGCCGGTCTGCGCGTGCCCGAGGACGTGAGCGTCGTCGGGTTCGACGACACCCCCGTCTCCGCCTACGTCACCCCGCCGCTGACCACCGTGCGCCAGCCGTTCGACGCCGTGGCCCACGAAGGGCTCCGGCGCCTGGTGCAGGCCATCGAGAAGCCGGACGAGGAGCCCGCACCGGTGAGCGATCCACCGGTCGAGCTCGTCGTACGCGCCTCCACGGCACCTCCGCCGAGCCGCGGGTCCCGGGCCGCCGGACGACCTTCGGGCACCGCCGACTGA
- a CDS encoding LamG-like jellyroll fold domain-containing protein: MALALGAGLLAAPAVPAHAAGTPEPAARYTFDQDDLTSGKIADSSGNGLTASLVNGSTARTVAGPDGSKALDLPGGAPTSDGAYVRLPREVVGDASDLTVSARVKWSGDKSSWQRIFDLGTDTSKYLFSTPYNGNGLFQTSVTTGGGGGETQVRGYTALPANAWRTVTVTLDSVAGRLTTYLDGVAVSSAATGIKAKDLLDGSATAAGYIGKSLYPDPLLKGAIDDFTVWHAALSAEQVAGLGGPVPTLDALSTTSFDVRTTDGTAPVLPAVVRSSFSDGYDRDTSIVWDAVPPEKYAGPGTFTVAGTAAGRAVQATVTVVREGALTVDLGSDTGAFHGGASGTLYGVYGPDVPTNNLIEGMGLRTVSTKAQDGPQHPGADALDVVKPLADSTDGDVYIYMTDIHRGFPYEWPGSTPQEKLKLYEAKIATQVDQVLKLPEQYQDNIVFVPFNEPEGNMFGTGEWSYDKVSWLSDPDDYFAAWDSAYKLIKGKMPDARIAGPNTSVLYDQVKGFLTHALAAGTLPDVITWHELSHPEAVRESVAKYRVWEKELFKGTSREGTQLPVNINEYAFNYHTSVPGQMIQWVSAIEESKVDADIAYWNIDGNLSDSAVQSNRGNGQWWLLNSYASMSGHTLAVTPPFPGRNYTMQGVATLDAKKKQARLLFGGSTGKGHITFAGVQKKLFGDRVHAWVREIEWSGQVGDNSGPKLLSEQNLKVASDGTVTVDFGDGALPRLKESSAYEIVLSPAGKAKSTQSPPVRWQSSYEAEDAAHTGSGYSKNGPEGSTSDVSKFYTSGGYDVGGLRTGSDVALDFTVDVPEDGTYDLSVFANSLNTFDKVKEQGPTNVFLRVDGKADGEQQLYLPLGYKWVVWDHTDTKVKLTKGKHTLTLAAKSLDGKRVTKGDAIVDRLTLSLPDASANRQVYEGELAWLGGGAQAAYNLPGSGSGAARLAKGQTATFWVYSPADREATLKVDSLGGTGARLSVNGHDVLRLDKDRNRVAVSLSGGVNKVTVTGGSSPTLVDRLTVTPTEGTLRTRTYEAQDAVLAGSATLTPLSLATDGTAITGIGGDPGNGNTATFTVSADKAGLYALRVRYSNPEQSEATHYNPDPLARHADISVNGGEARRVGFPHTFHQNDFWELTVPVTLKKGRNTIAFRSEELPNFDGTSYASDTFPGVLLRSRYAPLIDRIVVAPYAKEVR; this comes from the coding sequence ATGGCGCTGGCCCTCGGCGCGGGCCTGCTGGCCGCACCCGCCGTCCCCGCTCACGCGGCCGGGACGCCGGAGCCCGCCGCCCGCTACACCTTCGACCAGGACGACCTCACCTCCGGAAAGATCGCCGACAGTTCCGGCAACGGCCTGACGGCGAGCCTGGTGAACGGCTCCACCGCCCGGACCGTGGCGGGCCCGGACGGCAGCAAGGCGCTCGACCTGCCGGGCGGGGCGCCCACCTCCGACGGCGCGTACGTCCGCCTGCCCCGCGAAGTGGTCGGCGACGCAAGCGACCTGACGGTCTCCGCCCGGGTGAAGTGGAGCGGCGACAAGTCGTCCTGGCAGCGGATCTTCGATCTGGGCACCGACACCTCCAAGTACCTCTTCAGTACGCCCTACAACGGCAACGGGCTGTTCCAGACCTCCGTGACCACCGGCGGCGGGGGCGGCGAGACACAGGTCCGCGGCTACACCGCGCTGCCCGCGAACGCGTGGCGGACGGTCACCGTCACCCTCGACTCCGTCGCCGGCCGGCTCACCACCTACCTCGACGGCGTGGCGGTGTCCTCCGCCGCGACCGGCATCAAGGCCAAGGACCTGCTGGACGGTTCGGCCACGGCGGCCGGTTACATAGGCAAGTCCCTGTACCCGGACCCGCTGCTCAAGGGCGCGATCGACGACTTCACGGTGTGGCACGCGGCCCTCAGCGCCGAGCAGGTGGCCGGCCTCGGCGGTCCGGTGCCGACCCTCGACGCACTCTCGACGACGTCCTTCGACGTCCGTACCACCGACGGGACCGCCCCGGTCCTGCCGGCCGTCGTGCGCTCCTCGTTCTCCGACGGCTACGACCGCGACACCTCCATCGTCTGGGACGCCGTTCCGCCGGAGAAGTACGCCGGGCCGGGGACCTTCACGGTGGCCGGGACCGCGGCCGGACGCGCGGTGCAGGCGACCGTCACCGTGGTCCGCGAGGGGGCGCTCACCGTGGACCTCGGGTCGGACACCGGCGCGTTCCACGGCGGCGCCTCCGGCACCCTCTACGGCGTGTACGGACCGGACGTCCCCACCAACAACCTCATCGAGGGCATGGGTCTGCGCACGGTCTCCACCAAGGCGCAGGACGGCCCGCAGCACCCCGGTGCCGACGCGCTGGACGTGGTGAAGCCGCTGGCGGACTCCACCGACGGCGACGTGTACATCTACATGACCGACATCCACCGCGGCTTCCCGTACGAGTGGCCGGGCAGTACCCCGCAGGAGAAGCTGAAGCTCTACGAAGCGAAGATCGCGACCCAGGTCGACCAGGTCCTGAAGCTGCCGGAGCAGTACCAGGACAACATCGTCTTCGTGCCGTTCAATGAGCCCGAGGGCAACATGTTCGGCACCGGCGAGTGGAGTTACGACAAGGTCAGCTGGCTGAGCGACCCGGACGACTACTTCGCCGCCTGGGACTCCGCCTACAAGCTCATCAAGGGCAAGATGCCCGACGCCCGTATCGCCGGCCCCAACACCAGTGTCCTGTACGACCAGGTGAAGGGCTTCCTCACCCACGCGCTGGCCGCGGGCACCCTCCCGGACGTGATCACCTGGCACGAGCTGAGCCATCCTGAGGCGGTGCGCGAGAGCGTCGCCAAGTACCGGGTGTGGGAAAAGGAGTTGTTCAAGGGGACCTCTCGCGAGGGCACCCAACTCCCCGTCAACATCAACGAGTACGCCTTCAACTACCACACCTCCGTCCCCGGCCAGATGATCCAGTGGGTCTCCGCGATCGAGGAGTCCAAGGTCGACGCGGACATCGCGTACTGGAACATCGACGGCAACCTCTCCGACTCCGCTGTGCAGTCCAATCGCGGCAACGGCCAGTGGTGGCTGCTCAATTCATACGCCTCGATGAGCGGGCACACCCTGGCGGTGACCCCGCCGTTCCCCGGCCGGAACTACACCATGCAGGGCGTGGCCACGCTCGACGCGAAGAAGAAGCAGGCCCGGCTGCTCTTCGGCGGCTCCACCGGAAAGGGCCACATCACCTTCGCGGGCGTCCAGAAGAAACTCTTCGGGGACCGCGTGCACGCCTGGGTGCGTGAGATCGAGTGGAGCGGGCAGGTCGGTGACAACTCCGGCCCGAAGCTGCTGAGCGAGCAGAACCTGAAGGTCGCTTCGGACGGCACGGTCACCGTCGACTTCGGTGACGGCGCGCTGCCCAGGCTGAAGGAGTCCTCGGCGTACGAGATCGTCCTCAGCCCGGCCGGGAAGGCGAAGAGCACGCAGTCGCCGCCGGTGCGCTGGCAGTCGTCGTACGAGGCGGAGGACGCCGCGCACACGGGCTCGGGCTACTCCAAGAACGGCCCCGAGGGCTCCACTTCGGACGTGTCGAAGTTCTACACCTCCGGCGGCTACGACGTCGGCGGCCTGCGCACCGGTTCGGACGTCGCGCTCGACTTCACCGTGGACGTGCCCGAGGACGGCACCTACGACCTGAGCGTCTTCGCCAACTCCCTCAACACCTTCGACAAGGTGAAGGAGCAGGGCCCCACCAACGTCTTCCTGCGTGTGGACGGCAAGGCCGACGGCGAGCAGCAGCTGTACCTGCCGCTCGGCTACAAGTGGGTGGTCTGGGACCACACCGACACCAAGGTGAAGCTCACCAAGGGCAAGCACACCCTGACGCTCGCCGCGAAGAGCCTCGACGGCAAGCGCGTGACGAAGGGTGACGCGATCGTCGACCGCCTCACCCTGTCCCTGCCGGACGCCTCGGCCAACAGGCAGGTCTACGAAGGCGAGTTGGCCTGGCTGGGCGGCGGAGCACAGGCCGCCTACAACCTGCCCGGCTCCGGCTCGGGCGCGGCCCGGCTCGCCAAGGGCCAGACGGCCACGTTCTGGGTGTACTCCCCCGCCGATCGTGAGGCCACCCTCAAGGTCGACAGTCTCGGCGGCACCGGCGCCCGGCTCTCCGTCAACGGACACGACGTCCTACGCCTCGACAAGGACCGCAACCGCGTCGCGGTCTCCCTCTCCGGTGGCGTCAACAAGGTGACGGTGACGGGCGGTTCGTCGCCCACGCTCGTCGACCGCCTCACGGTCACACCGACCGAGGGCACGCTCAGGACGCGTACCTACGAGGCGCAGGACGCCGTACTCGCGGGCTCGGCCACGCTCACCCCGCTGTCCCTCGCCACCGACGGTACGGCGATCACCGGGATCGGCGGTGACCCGGGCAACGGCAACACCGCGACGTTCACCGTCAGCGCGGACAAGGCCGGCCTGTACGCGCTGCGCGTCCGTTACTCCAACCCCGAGCAGTCCGAGGCCACCCACTACAACCCGGACCCGCTGGCCCGCCACGCCGACATCAGCGTCAACGGCGGCGAGGCTCGACGGGTCGGCTTCCCGCACACCTTCCACCAGAACGACTTCTGGGAACTGACGGTGCCGGTCACCTTGAAGAAGGGGCGGAACACCATCGCCTTCCGCTCCGAGGAACTGCCGAACTTCGACGGCACCAGCTACGCCTCGGACACCTTCCCCGGCGTGCTGCTCCGCTCCCGGTACGCGCCGCTGATCGACCGGATCGTCGTGGCGCCGTATGCCAAGGAAGTGCGGTGA
- a CDS encoding purple acid phosphatase family protein, which produces MTAQSDPGTSDESAKTPEGVSRRHALGLLGTAGAGAAVTPLLAAGTAQAAPALHLTADSSGAPPVQGLHLTFGADPCTRMTVSWLTDRPVTRPQVRYGTLEHGFGSGAEARTVTYVDGTSGRTVYVHHAALERLRPGTEYIYLATHAGATPDSGTFRTAPRGRQPFTFTSFGDQSAPQVTWAANGTPALDANSTPATKDIVTGVEQVAPLFHLLNGDLCYANLDVDRVRTWNNFFTNNTRSARFRPWMPAAGNHEIEKANGPLGLGAYQTYFALPSTETDPELAGLWYAFTVGSVRVIVLQNDDNCLQDGGDVYISGYSGGRQLAFLERELKAARSSRDVDWVVVAMHQVMISSSDANGADLGLRQKYGPLFDRYGVDLVLCGHEHNYERSLAVRGVVTGSETLTPNPVSGATDSIDTGLGTVHMILGGGGVSGTTNQNFFKDGSAKVITSVSSTAGANGKRTSTYTKEQAVWTGVRDVEHPYGFAAFTVDPGRHAGDTTRMHVTYYNVNKPGGDLSVFEEFTLHRRRSDGHTG; this is translated from the coding sequence ATGACCGCACAGTCAGATCCGGGTACATCGGACGAGTCGGCGAAGACCCCCGAGGGGGTCAGCCGTCGCCACGCGCTCGGCCTGCTCGGTACGGCGGGGGCGGGCGCGGCCGTCACCCCGTTGCTCGCAGCGGGTACGGCACAGGCGGCCCCCGCTCTGCATCTCACCGCCGACTCCTCCGGCGCGCCCCCGGTCCAGGGTCTGCACCTGACCTTCGGGGCGGACCCGTGCACCCGGATGACGGTCTCCTGGCTCACCGACCGGCCGGTGACCAGACCCCAGGTGCGCTACGGCACCCTGGAACACGGCTTCGGCTCCGGCGCCGAGGCCCGGACCGTCACCTATGTCGACGGCACCTCCGGCCGTACCGTGTACGTCCACCACGCCGCGCTCGAACGGCTGCGCCCCGGCACCGAGTACATCTACCTCGCCACGCACGCGGGGGCCACGCCCGACAGCGGTACGTTCCGCACGGCTCCACGCGGACGGCAGCCGTTCACCTTCACCAGCTTCGGCGACCAGTCCGCCCCGCAGGTGACCTGGGCGGCCAACGGCACGCCCGCCCTGGACGCGAACTCCACCCCCGCCACCAAGGACATCGTCACCGGTGTCGAGCAGGTCGCCCCGCTCTTCCACCTGCTCAACGGCGACCTGTGCTACGCCAACCTCGACGTCGACCGCGTGCGCACCTGGAACAACTTCTTCACCAACAACACCCGTTCGGCACGCTTCCGCCCGTGGATGCCGGCGGCCGGCAACCACGAGATCGAGAAGGCCAACGGCCCGCTCGGACTCGGCGCCTACCAGACCTACTTCGCCCTCCCGTCCACCGAGACGGACCCCGAACTCGCCGGCCTCTGGTACGCGTTCACCGTCGGCTCGGTCCGGGTGATCGTGCTCCAGAACGACGACAACTGCCTCCAGGACGGCGGCGACGTCTACATCAGCGGCTACTCCGGCGGGCGCCAACTCGCCTTCCTGGAAAGGGAACTGAAGGCGGCACGGTCCTCCCGTGACGTCGACTGGGTGGTGGTCGCCATGCACCAGGTCATGATCAGCTCCTCGGACGCCAACGGCGCCGACCTGGGGCTGCGCCAGAAGTACGGCCCCCTCTTCGACCGGTACGGCGTGGACCTGGTGCTGTGCGGCCACGAACACAACTACGAGCGCTCACTGGCCGTCCGCGGAGTGGTCACCGGCAGCGAGACCCTGACCCCGAACCCGGTCTCCGGGGCCACCGACTCCATCGACACCGGCCTCGGCACCGTGCACATGATCCTCGGCGGCGGAGGCGTCTCGGGCACCACGAACCAGAACTTCTTCAAGGACGGCAGCGCCAAGGTGATCACCTCCGTGTCGTCGACCGCCGGCGCCAACGGCAAGCGCACCTCCACCTACACCAAGGAGCAGGCGGTCTGGACGGGAGTCAGGGACGTCGAGCACCCCTACGGCTTCGCCGCCTTCACCGTCGACCCCGGCCGGCACGCCGGCGACACCACCCGCATGCACGTGACCTACTACAACGTGAACAAGCCGGGCGGCGACCTGTCGGTCTTCGAGGAGTTCACGCTGCACCGCCGCCGCTCCGACGGCCACACCGGGTGA